Within the Longimicrobiales bacterium genome, the region TCCTTGAGATAGAAACTCGCGGTGCCCTCGGTGAAGGGCTCGAGGATGCCGCCGAACCTGCTGCGCGGGCGCAGCGCCCCCTTCGCGATCACGGACTGGACGCCGTGCGTCCGCGTCAGCAGTCGGAGGATCTTGCTCGTCTCGCCGTAGGCGAACGCCTGCAGCACCAGGGCGTCCGCCGTCACCAGCGGCATACGTCAGCTCGCGCGCGTCAGCTGCTCGAGCAGCGCACGGCGCTCCGCCCAGTAGAGTGTGCTGTCTTCGACGTGACCGGCCGCGAGCTCCGCGTCGTGGGTCTCATCCAGCTCCGCGACCTGCGCGAGCAGGCGACGCCGTGTCGCCGGCGTGCGGTGCCGGGTGAGCATGTAGCCAGCGACCAGCGCAACGATCAGCAGGGGAATCACGAGGAAGAGCCAGCGGGCGTACGGGAACGGCTCCGCACTGCCGGGCATGGTCGGGCGGGCTGCCGGCTCACTGGCCGAGCCCATCAACGCACTCGCGGAGGTGCCCGGCACGCCCACCTGCACGGTGTACTGAACGCCGTCCGGGAGCGGCGGCTGGAACGGCGCACCGATGTAGAGCTCGCCCTGGTAGCGGGCGGCGACGAAATACGTCGCCGCGGCCGCACCTGCAGTGTCCTGCGACTCCAGCACGAACCGGCCTTCCGCGTCCGTGGTGTCCGTCGCGACCGTTGCGCCAGCCATGTTCGAGACGCGATGCAGCACGACGACCTGCCCGGCCATCGTTTCACCGGAAGGGCCGATCACACGGCCCGGAAGCGACACTGCGCCGGAAGTCTCCTGGGCCGCTGCCGGGTGCGCCAGCAGCAGCAGGGCCGCAGCGAAAAGAAATCGTGCACGCATCATGGGTTGAACCTGCCGAAGTCTTCCGGGTTCATGCGACGCAGATACTCGCGCAGCTCGTCCGGGCTGAGCGAGGCCGGTCCCTTCTCTTCTTCGGCGCCGCCGCCGGTGATGAAGTCCTCGCTCTCGTCGGACTGCTCCGCGATCTCGATGGACGTGTGCTCGAGCAGGTCGTCCGTCGTGAAGATCGAGGCCGACATGCGCAGCGCGATCGCAATCGAATCGGACGGGCGCGCATCCACGCTGATCACCTCTTCCCCTCGCTGGATGATGAGCTCCGCGTAGTAGGTGTTCTCGACCACCTTCGTGATCGTCACGCGACGCAGCTCGCCGCCCATGCCGCGCACCATGGATGCGAAGAGGTCGTGCGTGAGCGGCCGGGCGAACTTCATCCCCGCCAGCTCCATCGCGATCGCGCTCGCCTCCCCCGGACCGATCCAGATGGGGAGCACGCGCGCGCCATCCACCTCCTGCAGGATGACCACCGGCGTGTTCGACGTCCGGTCGAGCCCGAGACTCTGCACCTTCACCTCGATCATGCTGCCTCCTTCCAGGTGCTCACCCGCCGACGGCCGTACGCAGGTCGTTCATCCTGTCCGTGCGCTCCCACGGGAACAGGGTGATCGCCCGGCCGTTCGCGCGCGACTCCAGCGGCTCGCGGCCGAAGTGGCCGTAGGCGGCGGTGCGGCGATAGATCGGGTTCTGCAATGCCAGCGCCCGGATGATACCCCGCGGGGTGAAATCGAACACATCGCGGAGCGCCTTCGCGATCCGGTCGTCCGGCACGTCCGCGGTACCGAACGTATCGACGTGGACCATGACGGGATCGACGACGCCGATCGCGTAGGCGAGGCTGACCTCGCAGCGGCGTGCGAGTCCGGCCGCAACCACGTTCTTCGCGGCCCAGCGCGCCGCGTATGCGCCGGAGCGGTCGACCTTGGAGGGGTCCTTGCCGCTGAACGCGCCACCGCCGTGCGGCGCGGCGCCGCCGTACGTGTCGACGATGATCTTGCGACCGGTGAGCCCCGCATCGCCGTGCGGCCCGCCGACCACGAAGCGGCCGGTCGGATTCACGTGGATGATGCAGTTGGCCGGATCGAACAGCTCCTCCGGCAGCACGGGCGTGATCACCCGCTCGAGCACGGCAGCGCGCAGCTCTTCGAGGCCGACGTCGGGGGAGTGCTGCGTGCTGACGACGACGGTCTGCACGCGCACGGGTCGGTCGTCCTCGTATTCGAGCGTGACCTGTGCCTTGCCGTCCGGCCGCAGCCACGGGAGATCGCCCTCCTTGCGCGCGCTGGCGAGCCGCTGCGTCAGGCGGTGCGCGAACATGAGCGGTGCCGGCATCAGCTCCGGGGTCTCGTCCACCGCGTAGCCGAACATCATTCCCTGGTCGCCCGCACCACCGGGATCGACGCCCTGCGCGATGTCGGGCGACTGCTGCCCGATCGACACCAGCACGGCGCACGTTTCGCCGTCGATGCCGTAGCTGGAGTCGGTGTAGCCGATGGAGCGGATCGTGCCGCGCACGACCGCGGGGATGTCGACGTAGGTGCTGGTCGTGATCTCGCCGGCAACCAGGCACAGCCCTGTCGTGACGAGGACCTCGCACGCGACACGACCGTCCGGATCGTCGCTCAGGATCGCGTCCAGGATCGCGTCACTGGTCTGGTCGGCGATCTTGTCGGGGTGCCCTTCACTGACGCTCTCCGAGGTGAACAGACGACGCCTCAAATGCCCGCCTTTCTGCGTTGCTGAGGTATGTCCCGTCAGCCCGGTGCCGGAAGGTTCCAGCGCGCCGAGAACAGCGACAGGTCCAGGAATTGTGAGAAATGCCGTGTCAGGATCGTAACGACCTCGTGCGGCGTGGGCGCAAGCACTGCCGCCGCCGCCGCGGCCCGCGCCTCCGAGTAGGGCACGCTGCGAATCACCTTCTTGATCTCGGGCAGCGCGGATGCGCTCACACTGAACGACGTGATGCCGAGCCCGAGCATGAGGAACACGGCAAGCGGGTTGGCGGCGATCTCGCCACACACGCTCACCTCGATGCCGGCCTCACGCCCGGCGTCGGCGGTCATCCGCAGCAGCCGCAGCACACTGGGGTGGAACGGGTTGTAGCGCGGTGCGAGTCGCGCGTTGCCGCGGTCCACGGCGAGGGTGTACTGCACGAGGTCGTTCGTGCCGATCGAGAAGAAGTCGCAGTAGCGGGCGAGCTCGTGCGCCGTGAGTGCCGCGGCCGGTGTCTCGATCATGGCACCCAGCTTGTAGCCGGGATTGAAGCGGATCCCCTCGGCGCGAAGCCGGTCCGCCTCCTCGTCGAGCAGCTCGCGCGTGCGCTGGATCTCCTCGATCTCGTTGACGAGCGGGACCATGATGCGCACGTCGCCATGTGCGGTCGAGCGCAGCAGCGCACGCAACTGCACGCGGAACAGCTCGGGCAGATCGAGCAGCACGCGGATCGCACGCCAGCCGAGGAACGGGTTCTCCTCCGGCGGCATGTGCAGGAACGCCGGGAACTTGTCGCCGCCCAGGTCGAAGGTGCGGATGAACACGGCGTCGTCGGGAAAGACCTCCGTCACGTCACGGTAGCAGCGGTACTGCTCTTCCTCGTCCGGTGGCGAGCTGCGGCCCACGACGAAGAACTCCGTCCGGTACAGGCCGATCCCGCGTGCGCCGTGGGCGCGTACGGCTGCCGCTTCGCCGGGCAGGTCGATGTTGCCGCGCAGCACGACGTGCTGGTCGTCGGGCGTGACCGCCTGCAGATGCGCGAGCAGCACCAGCTCCTGCTCCCATTCGCGGATACGGAAGTCCCGCTCGCGGTACCGGTCGATCTCCTCCTGGTCCGGCGCGACCACGACGCGGCCTTCGCGGCCGTCCAGGATGATCTGCTGGTCGTTGTGCACGTTCTGCGAGAGATCGCCCAGGCTGACGACCGCCGGGAGCTGCAGCGAACGGGAGAGAATCGCGGAATGCGACGTCCGGGTGCCGGCATCCGTGCCGATACCGAGGATCCATTCGCGATCGAGCTGCACGGTGATCGACGGCGTGAGGTCTCGCGCGAGCAGAATCACCGGCTGCTCGAACCGGTCGAACGACAGCTCAACATCCTGGATGCCGAGCAGCCTGCGCGTGACACGGATCTGCACGTCGAGCAGGTCGTTCATCCGGTCCATGATCATCGGGTGCCCGCTGCGCGACCAGTCGGACTGGTACTCGAGCATGCGCAGCTCGAACGCGCGCGCAGCGCCCAGGTGATTCTCGCGGATGTACGAGACGGTGCCCTCTACGAGGTCGGGATCGTCGAGCATCAGGATCTGTGGCTCGAAGATCTGCGCCTCGACCGTGCCCAGCTTCTCCGCCGTCTGCGCCTGGATCGAGCGCAGGCGCTCGCGAGCCCACTCGCGCGCATCGTGGAAGCGTGCGATCTCATGCTCCATCTGATCCGCGCTTACCGTCACATGCGGCACACGCGGCGGCTCCCAGCGCAGCACATACGCGGGGCCGATCACGATGCCGGGTGATGCCGGAATGCCGTCGCGGATCAACGTCACTCTTCTATTCCTCGCCGAATCGGCCCTCGACGAGCTGAACCAGCTCGCTCAGGGCGGCTTCCGAATCCGTGCCGGATGCGCGGATCGTGATTTCGCTGCCGTATTCCGCTGCCAGCATCATCATGCCCATGATGCTCTTGCCGTTCACCTCGAGACCGTCCTTGCGCACGAGCACGTCCGCCTCGTACTGGCTCGCCGTCTTGACGAACTCGGCGGCCGGACGGGCGTGGAGTCCGAGCCTGTTCTGTATGCGCACGGTGCGCTCCACGCCGTTTGCGGACGCGGTCATGACCACCACCTCACGAAGAGTCCTACGAGTACGAAGACAACCAGCACGAGCACGACCGGTGT harbors:
- a CDS encoding HPr family phosphocarrier protein, which gives rise to MTASANGVERTVRIQNRLGLHARPAAEFVKTASQYEADVLVRKDGLEVNGKSIMGMMMLAAEYGSEITIRASGTDSEAALSELVQLVEGRFGEE
- the metK gene encoding methionine adenosyltransferase, with the protein product MRRRLFTSESVSEGHPDKIADQTSDAILDAILSDDPDGRVACEVLVTTGLCLVAGEITTSTYVDIPAVVRGTIRSIGYTDSSYGIDGETCAVLVSIGQQSPDIAQGVDPGGAGDQGMMFGYAVDETPELMPAPLMFAHRLTQRLASARKEGDLPWLRPDGKAQVTLEYEDDRPVRVQTVVVSTQHSPDVGLEELRAAVLERVITPVLPEELFDPANCIIHVNPTGRFVVGGPHGDAGLTGRKIIVDTYGGAAPHGGGAFSGKDPSKVDRSGAYAARWAAKNVVAAGLARRCEVSLAYAIGVVDPVMVHVDTFGTADVPDDRIAKALRDVFDFTPRGIIRALALQNPIYRRTAAYGHFGREPLESRANGRAITLFPWERTDRMNDLRTAVGG
- a CDS encoding bifunctional nuclease family protein, which encodes MIEVKVQSLGLDRTSNTPVVILQEVDGARVLPIWIGPGEASAIAMELAGMKFARPLTHDLFASMVRGMGGELRRVTITKVVENTYYAELIIQRGEEVISVDARPSDSIAIALRMSASIFTTDDLLEHTSIEIAEQSDESEDFITGGGAEEEKGPASLSPDELREYLRRMNPEDFGRFNP
- a CDS encoding carboxypeptidase-like regulatory domain-containing protein, yielding MMRARFLFAAALLLLAHPAAAQETSGAVSLPGRVIGPSGETMAGQVVVLHRVSNMAGATVATDTTDAEGRFVLESQDTAGAAAATYFVAARYQGELYIGAPFQPPLPDGVQYTVQVGVPGTSASALMGSASEPAARPTMPGSAEPFPYARWLFLVIPLLIVALVAGYMLTRHRTPATRRRLLAQVAELDETHDAELAAGHVEDSTLYWAERRALLEQLTRAS
- the ptsP gene encoding phosphoenolpyruvate--protein phosphotransferase → MTLIRDGIPASPGIVIGPAYVLRWEPPRVPHVTVSADQMEHEIARFHDAREWARERLRSIQAQTAEKLGTVEAQIFEPQILMLDDPDLVEGTVSYIRENHLGAARAFELRMLEYQSDWSRSGHPMIMDRMNDLLDVQIRVTRRLLGIQDVELSFDRFEQPVILLARDLTPSITVQLDREWILGIGTDAGTRTSHSAILSRSLQLPAVVSLGDLSQNVHNDQQIILDGREGRVVVAPDQEEIDRYRERDFRIREWEQELVLLAHLQAVTPDDQHVVLRGNIDLPGEAAAVRAHGARGIGLYRTEFFVVGRSSPPDEEEQYRCYRDVTEVFPDDAVFIRTFDLGGDKFPAFLHMPPEENPFLGWRAIRVLLDLPELFRVQLRALLRSTAHGDVRIMVPLVNEIEEIQRTRELLDEEADRLRAEGIRFNPGYKLGAMIETPAAALTAHELARYCDFFSIGTNDLVQYTLAVDRGNARLAPRYNPFHPSVLRLLRMTADAGREAGIEVSVCGEIAANPLAVFLMLGLGITSFSVSASALPEIKKVIRSVPYSEARAAAAAAVLAPTPHEVVTILTRHFSQFLDLSLFSARWNLPAPG